From Mucilaginibacter gotjawali:
ATGATCCTCGCGCTCTACTACGGCTTTTATCCTGCCGTCAAAGGCCCATTCAGCCAACTGGCCCATCATCGGGGCCGCAGCGGCATATTCCTGTGCAAACGGCGACAGGCGTTCGGTCATCAAAGCATCCTTTTCGGCCACGCCGTTATCATCAATCCCAAAAGGCGAAAAACCTATGCCGCCATGGGCCAGCACAGTATAAAAGTATTTGGCGTTTTCGGCAATTAAACCGGCTTCCGGCACAAATAAAGGGTTATCGCGGCGGTCGTACATGTCAATCACTTTCAACACTTTGTCGCTGGAGTTCAGGTACAGGTCCGGTGCTTCAATATCAATAGCCGGGGCCGCTACCTTCCATATCGGCAGCACATTGTCGGTTGGGCCGCCACTTTCGTAGTTATTGGCGGTGGGGTTGCCAAATGGTTCGCGCAGGGCAGCGTTCGCATAAAGAGGCAAAGGGTAAACCGCTTTACCCGCCGCGGCCACCTGCCCGATGAACCGGGCCACCGACCATGCCTGGAAGTACTCGTCGGCGCGGTCGCCAAATACCTGTTGCCAGGTACCGCTGCTTACTACGGGCACATTCATCGCACCAAGCACTCCCGGCGTCATCAATGCTGCAGGCACCTGGCCCTCAAACATTTTTTGCGCCAGGGGCGAGTAATCCCGAATGCTTCCCCATGCGCCGCTTTCATTTTCCACCTGCACCATCAGCACGGTATGCTGCGTATCGGCGGTTTTCAAATAGCTCATTACGGCGGTAAAAGCTTTGATATCGGCATCCAGCGTAGCCTTCACATTTGGCGAAGGCGAATCAACGGGCTGCCCTTTTTGATTAGTTATGTTAGGATATTTAGCAGCATCGCGCTTCATCCATTCGGGCATATAGTGGTTGCTGCCGTTTTTCCAGGTGGCAAACCATAGCAGTACCAAATGCACTTTATGCTGCCTTGCCTGGCTGATAAGGGTATTTACTACCGAAAAATCAAACCTGCCGGCCTCCGGCTCTATTTGTTCCCAGTAAACGGGTACTTCAAGGGTATTCAGGTGCAGGGCTGCTGCCGCCCGCCAAATATTGGGCATCATGCCGGGCCAGGCGCTGGAGTTATGGGCCTGCCCGCCAAGCATCAAAAAGGGCCTGCCATCCACCAGCAGCGCGTGGCGACCATCTTTTTCAATAATCCTGGGCATGGTATTAGCCGCGGGCTGGGCAAAGGAGTTTACAATGGAGAGCAGGACAAGTGCGAGGCAGAGCGATAAATTCCGGTTCATGAAGCTTGGTTTATAAATGTTTTAACGACAGCTAATTTAGGGAATATCCGGGAGGATCTGCTACATCAATTTCATCAAAAAATTATCATTATGTTACTTGTTCTGTTGAGATGTTAATTACCGCAAATGCATTGGTGCATATTAAATCATCCGCTTAGCTATTGCCCGTACGCTGTTACAGGCCCGGTCACGTAAACAATTTTGACCCTTACAATCAGCGCCAACCAAAGAAATCGCTTTAAAGGGGGGGAGGCTGTCTCAAAAGGCTTTCAATGTGAAATGTCACCAATTTATATTTTGAACAGCTAGGTCTTTGTGACTATCGTGTTTTTTCTTAGTGCGCTTCGTGGTAAAAAACAAACCACAAAAAACACGATGTCAGAATATTATTTTGTTTGCTTTTCATTTCATACACTTTTGAGACAGCCAACTCAAAAACGAGTCGGAGTTTTCTATAAAAAGGCCGCTCCTCCGGAGCTAATGATGACGCGCCTGTCAGACTCCGGAGGAGTCCCGTGTTTATAGAAATATAAAATTGAAAATAAAGGCTCCAGGGGAGCCTCCTCGCGTTTGTTATATTTTAAAAGCGATTTCCATGCAGCACCCGCAATTATTCCGTAAATCATCTGCATAAAAAGTTAAATTTGCAGCACAATCATAAAGTGGATAGAAAACTCATCATCGGAACACGCGGCAGCGACCTTGCTTTATGGCAGGCGCATTTTGTACAGGACAGCCTGGCCGCGCTTGGCATCACCGCCGAATTAAAGATCATTAAAACCCAGGGCGACCGCATCCTGCATTTAAGCCTGGATAAACTGGAAGGCAAAGGTTTTTTTACCAAAGAGCTGGAAGAAGAATTACTGGCGGGCACTATTGACCTTGCCATCCATTCGCACAAGGACCTGCCTACTGAAAACCCGCCGGGGCTGATGATCGCCGCCGTTTCTGAACGTGAAGACGCTTCTGAATTGTTATTGATACTAAAAGATTGTGTGGATGTACATCAGAAATTATCCGTAAAATACGGCGGTATCGTGGGTACATCCTCCAACCGCCGCAAAGCCCAGTTACTGGCTTACCGGCCCGATCTGGATATTATCGACCTGCGCGGCAACGTACCAACCCGCGTAAATAAACTGCGCGAGGAAAATTATGATGCTATTATGCTGGCCAAAGCCGGCGTGCACCGCCTGGGTTTGGATTTGAGTGAATTTTATGTGGAAGAATTAAACCCGGCTGAACTGGTGCCTGCACCTGCTCAGGGCGCCCTGGCCATACAGATCCGCGAAAACGACACCGAACTGTTTAACGCCCTGCAGCCTATGAACCACCCTGATGTGGTG
This genomic window contains:
- a CDS encoding DUF5597 domain-containing protein, translating into MNRNLSLCLALVLLSIVNSFAQPAANTMPRIIEKDGRHALLVDGRPFLMLGGQAHNSSAWPGMMPNIWRAAAALHLNTLEVPVYWEQIEPEAGRFDFSVVNTLISQARQHKVHLVLLWFATWKNGSNHYMPEWMKRDAAKYPNITNQKGQPVDSPSPNVKATLDADIKAFTAVMSYLKTADTQHTVLMVQVENESGAWGSIRDYSPLAQKMFEGQVPAALMTPGVLGAMNVPVVSSGTWQQVFGDRADEYFQAWSVARFIGQVAAAGKAVYPLPLYANAALREPFGNPTANNYESGGPTDNVLPIWKVAAPAIDIEAPDLYLNSSDKVLKVIDMYDRRDNPLFVPEAGLIAENAKYFYTVLAHGGIGFSPFGIDDNGVAEKDALMTERLSPFAQEYAAAAPMMGQLAEWAFDGRIKAVVEREDHADQTIDLGAWQADVKFGGDGRANAAPVYNQATGKLLVAKLAENQFIVMGTRCHLSFQPMGVSAGKAWQYLKVEQGRYENGTFKALRILNGDETDWGGPGFGNTPTVLRISLVVR